In the genome of Streptomyces fagopyri, the window GTCCTTGAGCAGATAGCCCGTCGCGCCCGCCTCGATCGCGGGCAGCGTGTCGGAGTCGGTGTCGTAGGTGGTCAGCACGAGGACCCGGGCACGGGCACCGCGGCGCGTGAGTTCCGCGATGGCGGCCACACCGTCGCCGCCCGGCATGCGCAGGTCCATCAGGACGACGTCCGGGTCCAGGGCACCCGCCAGCGCGAGCGCCGCCACCCCGTCGGCCGCCTCACCGAGGACCGTGAACCCCGGCGCGGACTCGAACATGCCGCGCAGGCCGTCCCGTACGACGGGATGGTCGTCGACGATGAGAAGGGTGATCGGGTCGTCACTCATGGCGGACCAACGGTACGCGAGCCGACACCGCCGTACCCTGCCCGGGCTCCGACTCGACGGTGAGCGAGCCGGCGATGCGCTGGGCGCGGGCCCGCATGCCGTCGAGCCCGAAGCCGCCGCCGCCGGTGCGTGCGGGGACGGCCACCGGATCGAAGCCGCGGCCGTCGTCGCGTACGTCCAGGGTCACCTCGTCCCCCATGAAGGAGAGGGTGACGCCGAGGCGGGCGGCACGGGCGTGGCGCGACGCGTTCGACAGGGCCTCCTGGGCGATGCGCAGCAGGGTCGCCGACACCTCTGCGTGCAGGTGCTCCGCCGTGCCGGTGAGCGTGAACTCCGACCGTACGCCGGTACGCCGGCCCCATTCCGCGACCGTCTTGTCCAGCGCCTCCGGGAGTCCGTCGTGCTCCAGGGCGACCGGGGCGAGGTTGTGCACGGAGCGGCGGGCCTCGCCGAGGCTCTGGCGGGCCAGGTCCGAGGCACGCCCGAGGTGTTCGCGGGCGGTCCCGGGGTCGGGGGTGTTCGCGACGACCTGGAGCTGGGTGATGATGCCGGTCAGGCCCTGCGCGATGGTGTCGTGGATCTCGGCCGCCAGCCTGCGCCGTTCGTCGGCGACGCCCGCCTCCCGTGCCTGTACGAGGAGTTGGGCGTGCAGGGCGGCGTTCTCGTCGAGGGCCTGCTGCAACGCGGTATTGGTGCGTTCGAGTTCGGTGATGGTGACGGCGCGGTCCCGGGAGCGCTGCTCCTCCTGCAGGGCGATCCGGGTGCCTACCAGCAGCAGCGCGTTGTTGGCGGCCAGGAGTCCGGCGAACACCGCCCACTGGGTCGCGCCGCGGATCGGCATGCCGCCGGACTGCGAGCCCGCCACCATGACGGAGGTGGCGAACACCCCGAGCCGCTGCTGGCGCGTTC includes:
- a CDS encoding response regulator, producing the protein MSDDPITLLIVDDHPVVRDGLRGMFESAPGFTVLGEAADGVAALALAGALDPDVVLMDLRMPGGDGVAAIAELTRRGARARVLVLTTYDTDSDTLPAIEAGATGYLLKDAPRDELFTAVRAAAEGRTVLSPAVASRLVSAVRTPTTAQDSLSAREREVLALVAKGTSNREIARALFISEATVKTHLTHLYAKLGVNDRAAAVAVGYDRGILG
- a CDS encoding sensor histidine kinase encodes the protein MNAADRQLERWQDQFHTWGPCGLLAVGTLLAVTTSDLTGGTAAWCATGALVAAAVVLQLWHGPRRGRRTPSRRGIVYYALRWAIAFALTWLNPFFAFYAVAGYFDADEVIPGTRQQRLGVFATSVMVAGSQSGGMPIRGATQWAVFAGLLAANNALLLVGTRIALQEEQRSRDRAVTITELERTNTALQQALDENAALHAQLLVQAREAGVADERRRLAAEIHDTIAQGLTGIITQLQVVANTPDPGTAREHLGRASDLARQSLGEARRSVHNLAPVALEHDGLPEALDKTVAEWGRRTGVRSEFTLTGTAEHLHAEVSATLLRIAQEALSNASRHARAARLGVTLSFMGDEVTLDVRDDGRGFDPVAVPARTGGGGFGLDGMRARAQRIAGSLTVESEPGQGTAVSARVPLVRHE